One stretch of Rhodospirillaceae bacterium DNA includes these proteins:
- the gmk gene encoding guanylate kinase: MLVLSSPSGAGKTTISRRLLDLEPQIALSVSATTRAKRPGETAGIDYHFVEPTEFNLMINRGEFLEYAKVFDNYYGTPKAQVAKEIARGRDILFDIDWQGTQQLAHNAREDLVSVFVLPPTTRELERRLHTRAQDSAEVVAKRMAKAADEMSHWAEYDYIIVNHDIDSSVDSVRAILRAERLRRQRQIGLTDFVKGLREGQ; the protein is encoded by the coding sequence ATGCTGGTCCTCTCCTCGCCTTCTGGTGCCGGCAAGACGACGATTTCACGCCGCCTGCTGGATCTCGAGCCACAGATCGCCCTCTCCGTCTCGGCTACTACCCGGGCAAAACGCCCTGGCGAAACCGCCGGAATCGACTACCATTTCGTCGAACCCACTGAGTTCAACCTGATGATCAATCGCGGTGAGTTCCTGGAATACGCCAAGGTATTCGATAATTACTACGGCACACCGAAGGCGCAGGTTGCCAAGGAGATTGCGCGCGGCCGCGACATCCTGTTCGACATCGACTGGCAGGGCACGCAGCAATTGGCCCATAACGCCCGCGAAGACCTCGTAAGCGTGTTCGTGCTGCCGCCGACCACGCGCGAGCTTGAACGGCGCCTTCACACGCGCGCGCAGGACAGTGCCGAGGTCGTTGCCAAGCGTATGGCCAAGGCCGCGGATGAAATGAGCCACTGGGCCGAATACGACTACATCATCGTGAACCACGACATTGATTCAAGCGTCGATAGCGTGCGCGCCATCCTGCGCGCCGAGCGCCTGCGCAGGCAGCGTCAGATCGGGCTCACCGACTTCGTGAAGGGCCTCAGAGAGGGCCAGTAG
- the rsmA gene encoding 16S rRNA (adenine(1518)-N(6)/adenine(1519)-N(6))-dimethyltransferase RsmA → MIGHGADDADEESGFNPGKRQGSPPVNPLPPLRDVIARHGLSANRALGQNFLFDLNLTGRIARSAAPLDTGSVIEIGPGPGGLTRALLDHGAREVIVIERDRRFQPILAEIAAAYPGRLQIIDGDALKVDAAKLGQAPRRIVANLPYNVATPLLLAWLDSGTAFASLTLMFQKEVADRLTAKPRTKDYGRLSIATQWRADVKRLFDVPPRAFTPPPKVTSTVVQLIPRAEPLYPADAEMLEKVAAAAFGQRRKMLRQSLRQVSPQAEEVLVATGIAPTARGEELTIEEFCALARAFKARRGPGAATGPL, encoded by the coding sequence ATGATCGGCCACGGCGCGGACGACGCCGATGAAGAGTCCGGTTTCAATCCGGGCAAGCGGCAGGGTTCGCCGCCGGTCAATCCGCTGCCACCGCTCAGGGATGTCATCGCGCGTCATGGGCTGAGTGCCAACCGGGCGCTGGGGCAGAACTTCCTATTTGATCTCAATCTGACCGGGCGGATTGCCCGATCCGCGGCGCCCCTGGATACGGGCAGCGTCATCGAAATCGGGCCGGGGCCGGGTGGGCTCACGCGCGCACTCCTCGATCATGGTGCGCGCGAGGTTATCGTGATCGAGCGGGATCGCCGCTTTCAGCCCATTCTTGCGGAAATCGCCGCCGCCTATCCCGGCCGCCTGCAGATTATCGACGGCGACGCACTCAAGGTTGATGCCGCGAAACTGGGCCAGGCACCGCGGCGGATCGTTGCCAATCTACCCTACAATGTTGCAACACCCCTGCTGCTGGCCTGGCTTGATTCCGGCACGGCCTTTGCCAGCTTGACCCTGATGTTCCAGAAGGAAGTCGCTGACCGACTTACCGCTAAGCCACGCACGAAGGATTACGGCCGCCTCAGTATCGCGACGCAATGGCGAGCCGATGTGAAGCGCCTGTTCGATGTGCCGCCGCGGGCATTCACGCCACCCCCGAAAGTAACGTCGACCGTGGTTCAGCTCATTCCCCGCGCGGAGCCGCTTTATCCGGCCGATGCGGAGATGTTGGAGAAGGTGGCGGCGGCGGCCTTTGGCCAACGCCGCAAAATGTTGCGGCAATCCCTGCGGCAGGTGTCGCCCCAGGCGGAAGAGGTGCTGGTTGCCACCGGCATCGCGCCGACGGCACGGGGCGAAGAGCTGACGATCGAAGAGTTCTGCGCGCTGGCGCGGGCCTTCAAGGCGCGGCGCGGGCCAGGTGCTGCTACTGGCCCTCTCTGA
- a CDS encoding peptidylprolyl isomerase has protein sequence MKLRAFLIGAACVLGAATMPMTPASAQDALKIVAVVNEDVITELDLFMRMRLAMLSAKLSDTPETRQRLLPTLLRTMIDERLKAQEAKRQGIPVAATEIQRRIDDLAKRNGITTDQFAQTLESNGILIDVLADQIKTEVSWARLVQRRLRSQVKITDEEIDQALAAMQAAQGQTEFRLSQIFLSSASGDEASVLQSAQRLKEQLEHGADFAALATEFSQDQGAIRGGDWGWVRLDMLDPPVAQVVQALPPGQVGGPVRGAGGYYVVLVKGTRVIDVTAVLAGTVEMEQIFWSLPSNAAESEIDSAISQANTLIPGCNPAAI, from the coding sequence ATGAAACTTCGCGCATTTCTGATTGGCGCCGCGTGTGTGCTGGGCGCAGCGACCATGCCGATGACGCCGGCATCCGCCCAGGACGCGCTGAAGATCGTGGCTGTTGTCAACGAAGACGTGATCACGGAACTCGATCTCTTCATGCGCATGCGTCTCGCCATGCTGTCGGCAAAACTCAGCGACACGCCGGAGACACGGCAGCGATTGTTGCCAACCCTGTTGCGAACGATGATCGACGAAAGATTGAAGGCGCAAGAAGCCAAGCGGCAGGGCATTCCGGTGGCTGCGACCGAAATTCAGCGGCGCATCGATGATCTCGCCAAGCGCAATGGCATAACGACGGATCAATTCGCCCAAACCCTCGAATCGAACGGCATCCTGATCGATGTCCTGGCGGACCAGATCAAGACGGAAGTGAGCTGGGCTCGCCTCGTTCAGCGCCGCCTCCGGTCGCAAGTGAAGATCACCGACGAAGAGATCGACCAGGCACTTGCGGCGATGCAAGCAGCGCAAGGCCAGACAGAGTTTCGCCTGTCGCAGATATTCCTGTCCTCAGCCAGTGGCGACGAGGCCAGCGTTCTGCAATCGGCCCAGCGTTTGAAGGAGCAATTGGAGCATGGCGCCGACTTTGCCGCCCTGGCCACGGAGTTCTCCCAGGATCAGGGGGCGATCCGCGGCGGCGATTGGGGCTGGGTACGGCTCGACATGCTCGATCCGCCGGTTGCCCAGGTTGTGCAGGCGCTGCCGCCGGGGCAAGTCGGCGGGCCCGTGCGCGGCGCCGGCGGCTACTATGTCGTGTTGGTGAAGGGGACCCGCGTTATCGATGTGACGGCCGTGTTGGCCGGCACCGTGGAGATGGAGCAGATTTTCTGGTCGCTGCCGTCCAATGCCGCGGAGTCCGAAATCGACAGTGCGATCTCGCAGGCCAATACTCTGATCCCCGGGTGCAATCCTGCGGCGATATGA
- a CDS encoding LPS-assembly protein LptD: MVLPSLNYNFVGEPGQYGAYWGLNANIQNIVRVDERDSLRFSVSPNWTLPYTSSIGDIYELKLSFQSDLYVVNDVDEDSDSVTGGGDDFDGVAGRFFPEASLKWRYPFVRPGETITQVFQPIAQLVLAPDCCNVGEIPNDDSRAFEWDDTKVFDPDRFSGLDRVDSGSRLNYGFEWTGYLPEGGYADVFLGQSLRFWNDNDELRDGSGIDEDLSDLVGRIAVVPSDWLDMTYRFRLDLDDLDMNRQDLGLSAGPEEFRVDLHYIQLENDVEDSKEEQVSAGVRAKLGEFWTIGTQGTYDIHDSELIAIGSLLEYQDECFGMMLNAAYSPESDDEDSSGDFTAMVQFRFTNLGNIGSNF, from the coding sequence ATGGTTCTGCCGTCGCTCAACTACAATTTTGTCGGCGAACCAGGGCAGTACGGCGCCTATTGGGGCCTCAATGCAAACATCCAGAACATTGTGCGGGTGGATGAGCGGGATTCGCTGCGTTTCTCGGTCAGCCCCAACTGGACGCTGCCCTACACCAGTTCGATCGGCGACATTTACGAATTGAAGCTCTCGTTTCAGAGCGACCTTTATGTCGTTAACGATGTCGACGAAGATTCCGACAGCGTGACTGGCGGCGGTGATGATTTTGATGGCGTGGCTGGTCGCTTCTTTCCGGAAGCGAGCCTGAAGTGGCGCTATCCATTCGTGCGTCCGGGCGAGACGATCACCCAGGTATTCCAGCCGATCGCGCAGTTGGTGCTGGCGCCGGATTGCTGCAATGTCGGTGAGATTCCGAATGATGACAGCCGGGCCTTTGAGTGGGATGACACAAAAGTGTTCGATCCAGATCGCTTTTCGGGACTGGATCGCGTCGACTCCGGATCGCGCCTGAATTACGGTTTCGAGTGGACCGGTTATCTGCCCGAAGGCGGTTATGCGGATGTATTCCTCGGGCAGAGTCTGCGTTTCTGGAACGACAACGACGAACTGCGCGACGGCAGCGGTATCGATGAGGATCTTTCCGACCTGGTTGGGCGAATTGCGGTTGTGCCGTCGGACTGGCTCGATATGACATATCGCTTCCGGCTCGACCTCGATGACCTGGACATGAATCGTCAGGATCTCGGACTAAGCGCGGGGCCGGAAGAATTCCGTGTCGATCTGCACTATATCCAGCTCGAGAACGACGTCGAGGACAGCAAAGAAGAACAGGTCAGCGCGGGCGTGCGCGCGAAGCTTGGTGAGTTCTGGACCATTGGTACCCAAGGAACCTATGACATTCATGATTCCGAGCTGATTGCTATCGGGTCGCTGCTCGAGTATCAGGATGAGTGCTTTGGCATGATGCTCAATGCCGCCTATTCGCCCGAGAGCGACGACGAAGATTCGAGTGGAGATTTCACGGCCATGGTGCAATTCCGGTTCACCAACCTTGGCAATATCGGATCCAATTTCTAA
- a CDS encoding LPS-assembly protein LptD, which translates to MTLGPDKDLTVTPIVRIGGDPDSAGAVGDIEYRQRVRDGGFRLELSGTYEDRVGNDNTSIVKNNELRGHFEGDGLFEINRDWRWGFNSKVATDKSYLSQYHFGSPDWLESQLWAEGFFGRSYFDARAMGFQSTDKDFGIRQRADGSAVAQLQFCRRTRAVRRLLGPQCKHPEHCAGG; encoded by the coding sequence GTGACGCTGGGGCCGGATAAGGACCTAACGGTCACGCCAATCGTGCGCATCGGCGGAGATCCTGATTCGGCCGGCGCTGTCGGCGACATTGAATACCGGCAGCGCGTACGCGATGGCGGCTTCCGCCTTGAACTCTCGGGCACCTATGAGGACCGCGTCGGCAACGACAATACCTCGATCGTCAAGAACAACGAACTGCGCGGCCATTTTGAAGGCGACGGCCTGTTCGAGATCAATCGGGATTGGCGCTGGGGTTTCAACAGCAAGGTTGCAACCGACAAATCCTATCTCAGCCAATACCATTTCGGATCGCCGGATTGGCTGGAAAGCCAGCTCTGGGCCGAGGGTTTCTTTGGTCGCTCCTATTTTGACGCGCGCGCCATGGGGTTCCAGTCGACCGACAAGGATTTTGGAATCCGACAACGCGCCGATGGTTCTGCCGTCGCTCAACTACAATTTTGTCGGCGAACCAGGGCAGTACGGCGCCTATTGGGGCCTCAATGCAAACATCCAGAACATTGTGCGGGTGGATGA
- a CDS encoding LPS-assembly protein LptD, with product MARFDLLGSAFGAALYGTLVTVGTISVAKADDTVHLVADEVGYDEDFGIYVARGHVEAQRGDKIIMADTLTYNERTKTVTANGNVAMLMPNGDTLFGNYADVSEDFNDGIVQGFKALFKDQSRMAAATAQRVGGNKMVLKNAVYTPCIPCRTDPSRQPVWQVKARDVVQDSTEQTITYHNAWMEMWGCRSSGHRISSIPNQASRGCRGCLSRASATHRVAPGRNMLSRTS from the coding sequence TTGGCGCGGTTCGATTTGTTGGGTTCAGCCTTCGGCGCTGCCCTCTACGGCACTCTCGTGACCGTGGGGACAATCAGTGTCGCCAAAGCCGATGATACGGTCCATCTGGTCGCCGACGAAGTCGGCTATGACGAGGATTTCGGCATCTATGTTGCGCGCGGCCACGTGGAGGCCCAGCGCGGCGACAAGATCATCATGGCCGACACGCTGACCTATAACGAACGGACCAAGACCGTCACGGCCAATGGCAATGTCGCCATGCTGATGCCCAACGGCGATACGCTGTTTGGCAATTACGCCGATGTCAGCGAGGATTTCAACGACGGTATCGTCCAGGGGTTCAAAGCCCTGTTCAAGGACCAGTCGCGCATGGCCGCAGCGACGGCGCAGCGCGTCGGCGGCAACAAAATGGTACTCAAGAATGCCGTCTATACGCCCTGCATTCCCTGCAGGACGGACCCATCCCGTCAACCTGTCTGGCAGGTGAAGGCACGCGACGTCGTCCAGGATTCCACCGAGCAGACGATCACCTATCACAACGCCTGGATGGAAATGTGGGGGTGCCGATCTTCTGGACACCGTATTTCCAGCATCCCGAACCAGGCGTCGCGCGGATGTCGGGGCTGCTTGAGCCGCGCTTCAGCTACTCATCGGGTCGCGCCGGGACGCAATATGCTCAGCCGTACTTCGTGA
- a CDS encoding leucyl aminopeptidase: MKVAFSKPELPSQGAYIVGVLEGRKLTNAAAQAEKATKGAVSRALNASRFKGGHDEQLILLAPQGLDASRLILSGLGNAAKLDGFALEAIGGRLVAALNGAGEREATIAVETIAGCNLSEGEMAARIAAGARLRSYRFDKYRTKEKPEHKPTLKKLTITLGDPASAKKAFDSLDKIVDSVLVTRNLVSEPANIIYPATLAKEASQLAELGVTVQVLGEKEMKKLGMGALLGVGQGSERESQLVTMEWNGAGDSKAKPICFVGKGVTFDTGGISIKPAAGMEDMKWDMGGSAVVIGVMRALAARKAKVNAVGVIGLVENMPSGTAQRPGDIVTSMSGQTIEVLNTDAEGRLVLADALWYAQENFRPRAIVDLATLTGAIMVALGTEHAGLFANDDDLSDKLVAAGKATGELLWRMPLAPAYDRLIDTPAADMKNIGGRYGGSITAAQFLQRFIHKGTPWAHLDIAGVTWSEKDRATTPKGATAFGVRLLEQLVAREYEDK, translated from the coding sequence ATGAAGGTCGCCTTTTCCAAACCTGAGTTGCCGAGCCAAGGCGCCTACATCGTCGGCGTGCTCGAGGGACGCAAGCTGACGAACGCTGCCGCGCAGGCGGAAAAGGCGACCAAGGGCGCGGTTTCACGCGCCCTCAATGCCAGCCGTTTCAAGGGTGGCCATGACGAGCAGTTGATCCTGCTGGCCCCGCAGGGACTGGATGCCAGTCGACTGATTCTGAGCGGATTGGGCAATGCGGCCAAGCTGGATGGCTTTGCTCTTGAAGCGATCGGCGGTCGCCTCGTCGCTGCCCTTAACGGCGCCGGCGAGCGCGAAGCCACCATTGCCGTCGAAACAATTGCTGGCTGCAATCTCAGCGAAGGCGAGATGGCGGCACGTATCGCGGCCGGGGCGCGCCTGCGTTCCTATCGGTTCGACAAATATCGGACCAAGGAGAAGCCCGAGCATAAGCCCACCCTGAAGAAGCTGACGATCACCCTGGGTGACCCCGCCAGCGCCAAGAAGGCATTCGATTCGCTCGACAAGATCGTCGATTCCGTCCTCGTCACCCGCAACCTGGTCTCGGAACCCGCCAACATCATCTACCCGGCCACATTGGCCAAGGAAGCGAGCCAGCTCGCAGAGCTTGGCGTGACCGTCCAGGTTCTCGGTGAAAAAGAAATGAAGAAGCTTGGTATGGGCGCCCTTCTCGGCGTCGGCCAGGGCTCCGAGCGCGAAAGCCAGCTCGTCACCATGGAATGGAACGGCGCCGGCGACAGCAAGGCGAAGCCGATCTGCTTCGTTGGCAAGGGTGTCACCTTCGATACCGGCGGCATCTCGATCAAGCCGGCTGCCGGCATGGAAGACATGAAGTGGGACATGGGCGGTTCGGCCGTCGTGATCGGCGTGATGCGCGCCCTCGCGGCCCGCAAGGCAAAGGTCAACGCGGTCGGCGTGATCGGCCTGGTCGAAAATATGCCCTCCGGCACGGCGCAACGCCCGGGTGATATCGTGACCTCGATGTCCGGCCAGACCATCGAGGTCCTGAACACGGATGCCGAAGGTCGCCTGGTCCTCGCCGACGCCCTCTGGTACGCGCAGGAGAACTTCCGGCCGCGCGCGATCGTCGATCTTGCCACCTTGACCGGCGCCATCATGGTCGCCCTTGGCACCGAACATGCGGGCCTCTTCGCCAATGACGATGATCTGTCCGACAAGCTGGTCGCTGCCGGCAAGGCGACGGGTGAGTTGCTTTGGCGCATGCCGCTGGCACCCGCCTATGACCGCCTGATCGATACCCCCGCGGCCGACATGAAGAACATCGGCGGCCGTTATGGCGGCTCGATTACCGCGGCGCAGTTCCTGCAGCGCTTCATCCACAAGGGCACGCCCTGGGCGCATCTTGACATCGCCGGCGTGACCTGGAGTGAGAAGGACCGCGCGACAACACCCAAGGGCGCCACGGCTTTCGGTGTGCGGCTGCTGGAGCAGTTGGTCGCGCGGGAATACGAAGACAAATAA
- a CDS encoding DNA polymerase III subunit chi — MAEIRFYHLTKSRLEDALIRLLRRVVDRQDRAVVMAGSSERAEALNAHLWSFDPASFLPHGSARDGNAAEQPIYLTARCENPNGAKLLMLCDGAEPPAAADLAAQGFDMVCALFNGQDEDALAAARGSWRTYKAAEQRLVYYQQDEDGAWVEKARQ; from the coding sequence ATGGCGGAGATCCGCTTTTATCATTTGACGAAGTCGCGATTGGAGGATGCGCTGATACGCCTCCTCCGTCGCGTCGTCGACCGCCAGGACCGGGCCGTCGTCATGGCCGGGTCGAGCGAACGGGCGGAGGCGCTCAATGCTCATCTGTGGTCATTCGACCCGGCAAGCTTCCTGCCCCACGGTTCGGCCCGCGACGGCAATGCGGCCGAGCAGCCGATCTACCTGACGGCGCGTTGTGAAAACCCCAACGGCGCCAAGCTCCTGATGCTGTGCGACGGCGCCGAACCGCCAGCTGCCGCTGACCTTGCGGCACAGGGATTTGACATGGTTTGCGCCCTGTTCAATGGCCAGGACGAAGACGCGCTGGCGGCGGCGCGGGGTAGTTGGCGAACCTACAAGGCGGCCGAGCAACGTCTTGTTTACTATCAGCAGGACGAGGACGGCGCCTGGGTCGAAAAGGCGCGCCAGTAA
- a CDS encoding pilus assembly protein, translating to MRQIDSIRRRLLGGRKLDDSGVAIIEFALIAPVLFLITFGIIELGMMMATLTSLEGGLKEASRYGITGQSPDDATRIEKIRTILDQHTIDLVDFSEATFTVKTYPSFSMVGQPEPFVDSGPGDPDDPNPCHNDKYDADPLRGESFTDLNGNTQWDEDIGEDGAGMGGEVVSYTVQVPWHIMTPVFDKVLGKGGSLPLQATIVVRNEPNLYQNP from the coding sequence ATGAGACAAATTGATTCCATTCGCAGGCGCCTTCTCGGCGGCCGCAAACTCGATGATAGTGGCGTTGCGATCATCGAATTTGCGCTGATTGCCCCGGTCCTGTTTCTGATCACGTTCGGCATCATCGAACTCGGCATGATGATGGCGACATTGACCAGCCTGGAAGGCGGCCTCAAGGAGGCATCGCGCTATGGCATCACCGGGCAGAGCCCGGACGATGCCACGCGCATTGAGAAGATCCGGACGATCCTCGATCAGCACACGATCGATCTTGTCGATTTCAGCGAGGCCACTTTTACCGTCAAGACCTATCCAAGCTTCTCCATGGTCGGGCAGCCGGAACCCTTCGTCGACAGCGGTCCTGGGGACCCGGATGATCCAAACCCTTGTCACAACGACAAATATGACGCGGATCCTCTGCGCGGCGAATCCTTTACCGATCTCAACGGCAATACGCAGTGGGATGAGGATATCGGCGAGGACGGCGCCGGCATGGGGGGCGAGGTCGTTTCCTACACCGTCCAGGTGCCGTGGCACATCATGACGCCGGTCTTTGACAAGGTCCTGGGCAAGGGCGGGTCGCTGCCTTTGCAGGCGACCATCGTGGTTCGGAACGAACCCAACCTTTATCAGAATCCATAG
- a CDS encoding pilus assembly protein N-terminal domain-containing protein, with translation MRAIVTATLATLTLATISAMAVPALASDVVSITWRKAEIMSFGGGVSSIIIGDPKVIDVTLEGSGQVVVFGKVPGETNMMVLGSDNTVLYDAVIIVMPEDDRQVSIISPGSNVITERSWTCLTRCVQVLGPAGTTYASVRAQGGGSSAAGVGGGAVPGDPSAELGAAAGQTAQGVADSNRGTGQAGSAVGGAVSGQPGTIIAPY, from the coding sequence ATGCGTGCGATCGTTACGGCCACTCTCGCCACGTTGACGCTGGCGACCATCAGCGCGATGGCGGTGCCGGCACTTGCCAGCGACGTGGTCTCGATCACCTGGCGCAAGGCAGAGATCATGTCGTTCGGCGGCGGCGTCAGCAGCATCATCATCGGCGATCCCAAGGTCATCGACGTGACCCTGGAAGGGTCCGGCCAGGTGGTGGTGTTCGGCAAGGTGCCGGGCGAAACCAACATGATGGTCCTGGGATCCGACAATACGGTGCTCTATGACGCCGTCATCATCGTGATGCCGGAAGACGATCGCCAGGTCTCGATTATCTCGCCGGGCAGCAATGTCATCACCGAGCGGAGCTGGACCTGTCTCACCCGTTGCGTGCAGGTGCTGGGTCCGGCCGGCACGACCTATGCCTCGGTGCGCGCCCAGGGTGGCGGCAGTTCCGCGGCTGGTGTTGGCGGCGGCGCGGTGCCGGGCGATCCATCGGCTGAACTGGGTGCTGCCGCAGGGCAGACGGCTCAGGGTGTGGCGGATTCCAATCGCGGCACGGGACAGGCTGGCAGTGCGGTTGGTGGCGCGGTCAGCGGCCAGCCCGGAACGATCATCGCCCCCTACTGA
- a CDS encoding tetratricopeptide repeat protein translates to MAAGCETMSGASDKNMATNADGAPVAKPSELDPQIRLAALQAEAQNNYLEAAQHYQSLLTRDPQNMEFALGLVRNLRFAGSTPQDIDIINQLIARSGRTPQLLTELGKSYVSSDKMNLAIPILEEACAIPGATWDSFSALGVALDYEGEFDRARQAYSQALLLSPRNPDVLNNLALSQAQAGDLDGAIQTLGQAVDQASASPQVRQNLALMLALKGDTVGAERLARKDLPKDLADLNAEYYRYLASSD, encoded by the coding sequence ATGGCCGCCGGTTGCGAAACGATGAGCGGCGCCTCGGACAAGAACATGGCGACCAATGCGGATGGCGCCCCCGTCGCCAAGCCGTCCGAACTGGACCCCCAGATCCGGCTCGCGGCATTGCAGGCGGAAGCGCAGAACAATTACCTGGAAGCGGCCCAGCATTACCAATCGCTGCTGACCCGCGATCCCCAGAACATGGAATTTGCCCTGGGACTGGTGCGCAACCTGCGCTTTGCCGGCAGCACGCCGCAGGATATCGACATCATCAACCAGCTTATCGCGAGATCCGGCCGGACGCCGCAATTGTTGACCGAACTCGGCAAGTCCTATGTCTCGAGCGACAAGATGAACCTTGCCATTCCGATCCTGGAAGAGGCTTGCGCGATACCGGGCGCCACCTGGGACAGTTTTTCGGCGCTGGGCGTCGCTCTCGATTACGAAGGCGAGTTCGATCGCGCGCGACAGGCCTACTCCCAGGCGCTGCTGCTGTCGCCGCGCAATCCCGATGTCCTCAACAATCTGGCTTTGTCCCAGGCCCAGGCGGGCGACCTTGATGGCGCCATCCAGACGCTCGGCCAAGCCGTCGACCAGGCCAGCGCCTCGCCGCAGGTCAGGCAGAATCTCGCGCTGATGCTGGCCCTCAAGGGGGACACCGTGGGTGCCGAGCGCCTGGCGCGCAAGGATCTGCCGAAGGATCTCGCCGATCTCAATGCCGAGTATTACCGCTACCTCGCCAGCAGCGACTGA
- a CDS encoding type II secretion system F family protein, translated as MQDFNFGLNLPSLIIVISFIAAFASVMAVALPFVMRDSFANRLKSVAVRREELRVKQQEQFQQRKRLMPTRQEGMMRAIINLFKMENLLQAKELRVQLQQAGWRHPSTPVRFIFARIAAPIVLLIGGYLYMSIALPNKSAELHLGVAIAAAAFGYVFPNLWLRNGIHKRQAALRRAFPDTLDLMVICVEAGMSIEAAFQKVTEEMAESAPELAEEIGITAAELAFLGDRRVAFENLAVRTGLRSFKSLSTTLVQAEKYGTPIAVGLRTISQENREERMMAAEKKAASLPAKLTVPMIVFFLPVLFIVIIVPIVIKVSATFK; from the coding sequence ATGCAGGACTTCAACTTCGGCCTCAACCTACCGTCCCTCATCATCGTCATTTCCTTCATTGCCGCCTTCGCCTCGGTCATGGCGGTCGCGTTGCCTTTCGTCATGCGCGACAGTTTCGCCAACCGCCTGAAATCCGTGGCGGTGCGGCGCGAGGAGTTGCGGGTCAAGCAGCAGGAACAGTTCCAGCAGCGCAAGCGCCTGATGCCGACGCGGCAGGAAGGCATGATGCGCGCCATCATCAACCTCTTCAAAATGGAGAATCTGCTGCAGGCCAAGGAGCTGCGCGTGCAGCTTCAGCAGGCCGGCTGGCGCCACCCCTCGACGCCGGTGCGCTTCATCTTCGCCCGCATCGCCGCGCCGATCGTGCTGCTGATCGGCGGCTATCTCTATATGTCGATCGCCTTGCCGAACAAATCGGCGGAATTGCATCTTGGTGTCGCCATCGCGGCGGCGGCCTTCGGCTATGTCTTTCCCAATCTGTGGCTGCGCAACGGCATTCACAAGCGCCAGGCGGCACTGCGGCGCGCCTTCCCGGACACCCTCGACCTCATGGTGATCTGCGTCGAGGCGGGCATGTCGATCGAGGCCGCCTTCCAGAAAGTGACCGAGGAGATGGCGGAATCGGCACCTGAGCTCGCCGAGGAAATCGGCATCACAGCGGCCGAGCTGGCTTTCCTCGGCGATCGCCGCGTCGCCTTCGAAAATCTGGCCGTCCGCACCGGGCTGCGCAGTTTCAAGTCACTCTCGACCACCCTGGTCCAGGCGGAAAAATACGGGACCCCGATCGCCGTCGGCCTGCGCACGATCTCGCAGGAGAATCGCGAGGAGCGCATGATGGCGGCCGAGAAAAAGGCCGCCTCCCTGCCGGCAAAGCTCACCGTGCCGATGATCGTGTTCTTCCTGCCGGTGCTGTTCATCGTCATCATCGTGCCGATCGTCATCAAAGTGTCGGCGACGTTCAAGTGA
- a CDS encoding type II secretion system F family protein, translating to MILSAVSGVTLAFLAWLMGAPSFVWPVALPIGAFGLPKLLLSFLTKRRKAKFTTYFADAIDIIVRGVRSGLTVGECLNIVAREMPAPIGPEITLVNEGIKLGMTMGEVLQRLSDRVPTPEVRFFTIVLITQQTTGGNLAETLAKLSDVLRSRKRMRDKVTAMSSEAKASAAIIGSLPFILSGALAVLQPHLIKLLFTTTTGNLWIGIGIVMMLIGSLVMRQMIHFDI from the coding sequence ATGATATTGTCAGCCGTCAGCGGCGTGACCCTCGCATTCCTCGCCTGGCTGATGGGTGCCCCCAGCTTCGTGTGGCCGGTCGCCTTGCCGATCGGGGCGTTCGGTCTGCCGAAGCTGCTGCTGAGCTTCCTAACCAAGCGCCGCAAGGCGAAGTTCACCACCTATTTCGCCGATGCCATCGACATCATCGTGCGCGGCGTCCGCTCCGGCCTGACGGTCGGCGAGTGCCTCAACATCGTGGCGCGCGAAATGCCGGCGCCGATCGGTCCCGAAATCACGCTGGTGAACGAGGGCATCAAGCTCGGCATGACGATGGGCGAGGTGCTGCAGCGCCTCTCTGACCGCGTGCCGACGCCGGAAGTGCGCTTCTTCACCATCGTGCTCATCACCCAGCAGACGACCGGCGGCAATCTCGCCGAAACGCTGGCCAAGCTTTCCGACGTGCTCCGCTCACGCAAGCGCATGCGTGACAAGGTCACGGCGATGTCGAGCGAAGCCAAGGCGTCGGCCGCCATCATCGGCTCGCTGCCCTTCATTCTCAGTGGTGCGCTTGCCGTCCTGCAGCCACATCTGATCAAGCTGCTGTTCACGACCACGACCGGCAATCTGTGGATCGGCATCGGGATCGTCATGATGCTCATCGGCTCGCTGGTCATGCGGCAGATGATCCATTTCGATATCTGA